In Phacochoerus africanus isolate WHEZ1 chromosome 2, ROS_Pafr_v1, whole genome shotgun sequence, one DNA window encodes the following:
- the CDKN3 gene encoding cyclin-dependent kinase inhibitor 3 isoform X1: MKPPSVIQTSEFDSSDEEPVEDEQTPIQISWLPLSRVNCSQFLGLCALPGCKFKDVRRNIQKDTEELKSCGIQDVFVFCTRGELSKYRVPNLLDLYHQYGIITHHHPIPDGGAPDIASCCEIMEELEICLQNNRKTLIHCYGGLGRSCLVFSGVPLVAACLLLYLSDTVSPQQAIDSLRDLRGSGAIQTIKQYNYLHEFRDKLAAHLSSRESLSRSVSR; encoded by the exons ATGAAGCCG CCTAGCGTGATTCAAACAAGTGAGTTTGACTCATCAGATGAAGAGCCTGTTGAAGATGAACAAACTCCAATTCAGATATCATG GCTACCCCTGTCACGAGTGAATTGTTCTCAGTTTCTTGGTTTATGTGCTCTTCCAG GTTGTAAATTTAAAGATGTTAGAAGAAATATCCAAAAAGATACAG AAGAACTAAAGAGCTGTGGTATACAAGACGTATTTGTTTTCTGCACCAGAGGGGAACTGTCAAAGTATAGAGTTCCGAACCTTTTGGACCTCTACCATCAGTATGGAATTATCACTCATCATCATCCAATCCCAGATGGAGGGGCTCCTGACATAGCCAGCTGCTGTGAAATAATGGAGGAGCTTGAAATCTGCCTTCAGAATAATCGAAAAACCTTAATACA CTGTTACGGAGGACTTGGGAGATCTTGTCTTG TCTTCTCTGGTGTTCCATTAGTAGCTGCTTGTCTCCTCCTGTATCTATCTGACACGGTATCACCACAGCAGGCCATCGACAGCCTGAGAGACCTGAGAGGGTCTGGAGCCATACAGACCATAAAG CAATATAATTATCTTCATGAGTTCCGGGACAAATTAGCTGCACATCTATCATCAAGAGAGTCACTATCAAGATCTGTatctagataa
- the CDKN3 gene encoding cyclin-dependent kinase inhibitor 3 isoform X4: MKPPSVIQTSEFDSSDEEPVEDEQTPIQISWLPLSRVNCSQFLGLCALPEELKSCGIQDVFVFCTRGELSKYRVPNLLDLYHQYGIITHHHPIPDGGAPDIASCCEIMEELEICLQNNRKTLIHCYGGLGRSCLVFSGVPLVAACLLLYLSDTVSPQQAIDSLRDLRGSGAIQTIKQYNYLHEFRDKLAAHLSSRESLSRSVSR, from the exons ATGAAGCCG CCTAGCGTGATTCAAACAAGTGAGTTTGACTCATCAGATGAAGAGCCTGTTGAAGATGAACAAACTCCAATTCAGATATCATG GCTACCCCTGTCACGAGTGAATTGTTCTCAGTTTCTTGGTTTATGTGCTCTTCCAG AAGAACTAAAGAGCTGTGGTATACAAGACGTATTTGTTTTCTGCACCAGAGGGGAACTGTCAAAGTATAGAGTTCCGAACCTTTTGGACCTCTACCATCAGTATGGAATTATCACTCATCATCATCCAATCCCAGATGGAGGGGCTCCTGACATAGCCAGCTGCTGTGAAATAATGGAGGAGCTTGAAATCTGCCTTCAGAATAATCGAAAAACCTTAATACA CTGTTACGGAGGACTTGGGAGATCTTGTCTTG TCTTCTCTGGTGTTCCATTAGTAGCTGCTTGTCTCCTCCTGTATCTATCTGACACGGTATCACCACAGCAGGCCATCGACAGCCTGAGAGACCTGAGAGGGTCTGGAGCCATACAGACCATAAAG CAATATAATTATCTTCATGAGTTCCGGGACAAATTAGCTGCACATCTATCATCAAGAGAGTCACTATCAAGATCTGTatctagataa
- the CDKN3 gene encoding cyclin-dependent kinase inhibitor 3 isoform X3: MKPPSVIQTSEFDSSDEEPVEDEQTPIQISWLPLSRVNCSQFLGLCALPGCKFKDVRRNIQKDTEELKSCGIQDVFVFCTRGELSKYRVPNLLDLYHQYGIITHHHPIPDGGAPDIASCCEIMEELEICLQNNRKTLIHCYGGLGRSCLAACLLLYLSDTVSPQQAIDSLRDLRGSGAIQTIKQYNYLHEFRDKLAAHLSSRESLSRSVSR; encoded by the exons ATGAAGCCG CCTAGCGTGATTCAAACAAGTGAGTTTGACTCATCAGATGAAGAGCCTGTTGAAGATGAACAAACTCCAATTCAGATATCATG GCTACCCCTGTCACGAGTGAATTGTTCTCAGTTTCTTGGTTTATGTGCTCTTCCAG GTTGTAAATTTAAAGATGTTAGAAGAAATATCCAAAAAGATACAG AAGAACTAAAGAGCTGTGGTATACAAGACGTATTTGTTTTCTGCACCAGAGGGGAACTGTCAAAGTATAGAGTTCCGAACCTTTTGGACCTCTACCATCAGTATGGAATTATCACTCATCATCATCCAATCCCAGATGGAGGGGCTCCTGACATAGCCAGCTGCTGTGAAATAATGGAGGAGCTTGAAATCTGCCTTCAGAATAATCGAAAAACCTTAATACA CTGTTACGGAGGACTTGGGAGATCTTGTCTTG CTGCTTGTCTCCTCCTGTATCTATCTGACACGGTATCACCACAGCAGGCCATCGACAGCCTGAGAGACCTGAGAGGGTCTGGAGCCATACAGACCATAAAG CAATATAATTATCTTCATGAGTTCCGGGACAAATTAGCTGCACATCTATCATCAAGAGAGTCACTATCAAGATCTGTatctagataa
- the CDKN3 gene encoding cyclin-dependent kinase inhibitor 3 isoform X2, with translation MKPPSVIQTSEFDSSDEEPVEDEQTPIQISWLPLSRVNCSQFLGLCALPGCKFKDVRRNIQKDTEELKSCGIQDVFVFCTRGELSKYRVPNLLDLYHQYGIITHHHPIPDGGAPDIASCCEIMEELEICLQNNRKTLIHCYGGLGRSCLVAACLLLYLSDTVSPQQAIDSLRDLRGSGAIQTIKQYNYLHEFRDKLAAHLSSRESLSRSVSR, from the exons ATGAAGCCG CCTAGCGTGATTCAAACAAGTGAGTTTGACTCATCAGATGAAGAGCCTGTTGAAGATGAACAAACTCCAATTCAGATATCATG GCTACCCCTGTCACGAGTGAATTGTTCTCAGTTTCTTGGTTTATGTGCTCTTCCAG GTTGTAAATTTAAAGATGTTAGAAGAAATATCCAAAAAGATACAG AAGAACTAAAGAGCTGTGGTATACAAGACGTATTTGTTTTCTGCACCAGAGGGGAACTGTCAAAGTATAGAGTTCCGAACCTTTTGGACCTCTACCATCAGTATGGAATTATCACTCATCATCATCCAATCCCAGATGGAGGGGCTCCTGACATAGCCAGCTGCTGTGAAATAATGGAGGAGCTTGAAATCTGCCTTCAGAATAATCGAAAAACCTTAATACA CTGTTACGGAGGACTTGGGAGATCTTGTCTTG TAGCTGCTTGTCTCCTCCTGTATCTATCTGACACGGTATCACCACAGCAGGCCATCGACAGCCTGAGAGACCTGAGAGGGTCTGGAGCCATACAGACCATAAAG CAATATAATTATCTTCATGAGTTCCGGGACAAATTAGCTGCACATCTATCATCAAGAGAGTCACTATCAAGATCTGTatctagataa
- the CDKN3 gene encoding cyclin-dependent kinase inhibitor 3 isoform X5 → MKSLLKMNKLQFRYHEELKSCGIQDVFVFCTRGELSKYRVPNLLDLYHQYGIITHHHPIPDGGAPDIASCCEIMEELEICLQNNRKTLIHCYGGLGRSCLVFSGVPLVAACLLLYLSDTVSPQQAIDSLRDLRGSGAIQTIKQYNYLHEFRDKLAAHLSSRESLSRSVSR, encoded by the exons ATGAAGAGCCTGTTGAAGATGAACAAACTCCAATTCAGATATCATG AAGAACTAAAGAGCTGTGGTATACAAGACGTATTTGTTTTCTGCACCAGAGGGGAACTGTCAAAGTATAGAGTTCCGAACCTTTTGGACCTCTACCATCAGTATGGAATTATCACTCATCATCATCCAATCCCAGATGGAGGGGCTCCTGACATAGCCAGCTGCTGTGAAATAATGGAGGAGCTTGAAATCTGCCTTCAGAATAATCGAAAAACCTTAATACA CTGTTACGGAGGACTTGGGAGATCTTGTCTTG TCTTCTCTGGTGTTCCATTAGTAGCTGCTTGTCTCCTCCTGTATCTATCTGACACGGTATCACCACAGCAGGCCATCGACAGCCTGAGAGACCTGAGAGGGTCTGGAGCCATACAGACCATAAAG CAATATAATTATCTTCATGAGTTCCGGGACAAATTAGCTGCACATCTATCATCAAGAGAGTCACTATCAAGATCTGTatctagataa